Proteins from a genomic interval of Polaribacter sejongensis:
- a CDS encoding thiamine phosphate synthase: MIILIAPEKDIPNEIEILNQLFEEGLMFYHFRKPDKNYEEHVVYLNQIDKEFHNRIVVHYHHELINEFNLKGIHFQEQKRIDHIDDPSEYFKNLNLYGKTISSSFHEPKVLKDCYFEFDYHLLSPVFSSISKEGYEGKGFDVNHINKTIIGMGGINTETIAQTIELGFKGIGVLGGVWNAENPVESFINIKRAYQVCTAN; the protein is encoded by the coding sequence ATGATAATTCTTATAGCACCAGAAAAAGATATTCCAAACGAAATAGAAATCCTAAATCAATTATTTGAAGAAGGTTTAATGTTTTATCATTTTAGAAAACCAGATAAAAATTACGAAGAACACGTTGTTTATTTAAACCAGATAGATAAAGAATTTCACAATAGAATTGTAGTGCATTATCATCATGAATTGATAAACGAGTTCAATTTAAAAGGAATCCATTTTCAGGAACAAAAAAGAATAGATCATATCGATGATCCAAGTGAATATTTTAAAAATCTAAACTTATATGGTAAAACAATTAGTTCTTCTTTTCATGAACCGAAAGTTTTAAAAGATTGTTATTTCGAATTCGATTATCATTTATTGAGTCCTGTTTTTTCTTCTATTTCTAAAGAAGGATATGAAGGCAAAGGTTTTGATGTAAATCATATCAATAAAACCATTATTGGAATGGGCGGAATTAATACAGAAACCATAGCGCAAACTATAGAATTAGGTTTTAAAGGAATTGGTGTTTTAGGTGGCGTTTGGAATGCCGAAAACCCGGTTGAGAGTTTTATCAATATAAAA